In Arthrobacter sp. UKPF54-2, the following are encoded in one genomic region:
- a CDS encoding macrolide 2'-phosphotransferase produces the protein MRRKPIELAAVATAAVPGLTPTAVSSAPDDPADFDSALLLDTEGKRWRVRSPRHAEASARLETEFLVLRAFTPGIRAELPFLMPTVAGTVRQGELSTFVYSHLSGATRSVEDLSDGSAALAKEVGAALAAIHDLPHSLVSNADLPSYTPNEFRQRRLNELDQAATTGKIPPLLLRRWEHALEDVSLWRFNPSVVHGDLHEDNLLVDGDRVTAVTGWTDLRIGDPADDMAWLVASNDQDFVDTVISHYSASRREAPDAHLLRRAALSAEFALAQYLVKGLAAGNQEMTDEAESMLAVLAEDVAEHGGQPISVEPLPQPAVTVQPIVPEADGAAPGPDPLNAGNAVAAVHVTPIPPDEDPGTAEDSAAGASPAGERPAGGPAVVDDTSTTALTVVPAKQD, from the coding sequence GTGAGAAGAAAACCAATCGAACTGGCAGCGGTAGCAACTGCGGCAGTCCCCGGCCTGACCCCGACTGCCGTGAGCTCCGCGCCCGACGATCCGGCAGACTTCGACTCCGCCCTTCTCCTGGACACCGAGGGCAAACGCTGGCGGGTGCGTTCACCCCGGCACGCCGAGGCGAGTGCACGCCTGGAAACCGAGTTCCTGGTGCTGCGTGCCTTCACCCCCGGCATCCGAGCCGAACTCCCTTTCCTGATGCCCACGGTGGCCGGCACCGTCCGGCAGGGCGAGCTCAGCACGTTCGTCTACTCCCACCTTTCCGGGGCCACCCGTTCCGTCGAAGACCTCAGCGACGGCTCCGCGGCGCTGGCCAAGGAAGTCGGTGCCGCCCTCGCGGCGATCCATGACCTGCCGCACTCGCTGGTCAGCAACGCCGATCTGCCCAGCTACACGCCGAACGAGTTCCGCCAGCGCCGGCTTAATGAACTGGACCAGGCCGCCACGACGGGCAAGATCCCGCCCCTGCTGCTGCGCCGCTGGGAGCACGCGCTGGAGGACGTCTCGCTGTGGCGCTTCAACCCGAGCGTGGTGCACGGCGACCTCCATGAGGACAACCTCCTGGTCGACGGCGACCGGGTCACCGCGGTGACCGGCTGGACGGACCTGCGCATCGGGGACCCGGCCGACGACATGGCCTGGCTGGTCGCGTCCAACGACCAGGACTTTGTGGACACTGTCATCTCGCACTACTCCGCCAGCCGCCGGGAGGCGCCCGACGCCCACCTGCTGCGCCGCGCCGCGCTGTCCGCGGAGTTCGCCCTCGCGCAGTACCTGGTCAAGGGGCTCGCGGCCGGAAACCAGGAGATGACGGACGAGGCGGAGTCCATGCTGGCGGTGCTGGCCGAGGACGTCGCCGAGCACGGTGGCCAGCCGATCAGCGTGGAGCCGCTGCCCCAGCCCGCCGTGACGGTACAGCCCATCGTTCCGGAGGCCGACGGCGCGGCGCCCGGGCCGGACCCGCTGAACGCCGGGAATGCCGTGGCGGCCGTCCACGTCACACCGATCCCCCCTGACGAGGACCCCGGCACAGCCGAAGACAGCGCAGCCGGCGCGAGCCCAGCCGGCGAGAGGCCAGCCGGGGGCCCGGCCGTGGTGGATGACACCTCGACGACGGCCCTCACGGTGGTTCCGGCAAAGCAGGACTAA
- a CDS encoding transcriptional regulator, with the protein MKEHKSAEEERPAASAREIKALAHPLRLRILRLCGLHELTNKQLADRLGQDPGTMLYHVRQLLATGFLEPAAVRTGESGALEKPYRSTGRSWHLDTALGEAGPDGPLAPVDAFREELTEAGPDALASLSRFVLHLSEGDAEDLLTRIHAVLSEYTASDRQRSEQPAYGGIFVLHRSSD; encoded by the coding sequence ATGAAAGAGCACAAAAGCGCGGAGGAAGAGAGGCCGGCTGCAAGCGCCCGGGAAATCAAGGCCCTGGCCCATCCGCTGCGCTTGCGGATCCTGCGCCTGTGCGGGTTGCACGAGCTGACCAACAAGCAGCTCGCCGACCGGCTGGGCCAGGATCCGGGGACCATGCTCTATCACGTGCGGCAACTGCTCGCCACCGGTTTCCTTGAACCCGCCGCGGTCCGCACTGGAGAAAGTGGCGCGCTGGAGAAGCCGTACCGTTCCACCGGGCGGTCCTGGCATCTGGACACCGCACTGGGTGAGGCTGGTCCGGACGGTCCGCTGGCACCGGTGGACGCGTTTCGGGAAGAGCTGACGGAAGCGGGGCCGGACGCACTCGCCAGCCTCTCCCGCTTCGTCCTGCACCTCTCCGAGGGCGATGCCGAAGACCTCCTCACGCGCATCCACGCCGTGCTGAGCGAATACACCGCCAGCGACCGGCAGCGGTCGGAGCAGCCCGCCTACGGCGGCATCTTTGTCCTCCACCGCTCGTCGGACTAG
- a CDS encoding MFS transporter: MTDQSALLLERKRAPLGASYWKLWTSSGLSNLADGVFKIALPLLAIQLTQSPTLIAGLSVAATLPWLVFALTAGALADRLDRRRLMLWANLGRGLLPAALVAALLLDFGSIWALYVVALMVGVAETLYDTSAQSIMPQVVHRDQLSRANGRLYAVELTANQFVGPPLGGLLVAVGVVAGLAVPAALWLAAVGCLFLVPGTFRMEREQKTTLRFDIGEGLRFLWHQKILRTLAVMTGVFNFASSAAFAVLVLFAVGPTSEMKLSEAGFGLLLTASALGAFIGSFSSEWAEARLGRSKSLMLTIFGSALVVGAPALTSNPYVLCPILFVGGMLVMLWNIITVSLRQRIVPNHLLGRVNSAYRLLAWGTMPLGAAAGGLLAQWLGLQVMFGIMGLLTLGLLAMMPVLTDKAIAAADVES; encoded by the coding sequence ATGACCGATCAAAGCGCGCTGTTGCTGGAACGGAAGCGTGCGCCCCTGGGCGCGTCCTACTGGAAGCTCTGGACCTCGTCCGGGTTGTCGAACCTCGCGGACGGGGTCTTCAAGATCGCCCTGCCGCTGCTGGCCATTCAGCTCACGCAGTCACCCACGCTGATTGCCGGGCTGAGCGTGGCGGCGACCCTTCCCTGGCTTGTCTTCGCTCTGACTGCCGGAGCGCTGGCCGACCGGCTGGACCGGCGCAGGCTTATGCTGTGGGCCAACCTCGGCCGGGGACTGCTGCCCGCCGCCCTGGTCGCCGCCCTCCTGCTGGATTTCGGCTCCATCTGGGCCCTGTATGTCGTCGCCTTGATGGTCGGGGTGGCCGAAACGCTCTACGACACCTCCGCGCAGTCGATCATGCCCCAGGTGGTACACCGGGATCAGCTTTCGCGTGCCAACGGCCGCCTCTACGCCGTCGAGCTCACCGCCAATCAGTTTGTTGGCCCTCCGCTCGGCGGGCTGCTGGTGGCCGTGGGGGTTGTTGCGGGTCTTGCGGTGCCGGCGGCGCTGTGGCTTGCCGCCGTCGGTTGCCTGTTCCTGGTCCCCGGGACTTTCCGCATGGAGCGGGAACAAAAGACAACGTTGCGTTTCGATATCGGTGAGGGGCTGCGGTTCCTCTGGCACCAGAAGATCCTCCGCACGCTCGCGGTCATGACGGGAGTGTTCAACTTCGCATCCAGCGCCGCGTTTGCGGTCCTGGTGCTCTTTGCCGTGGGGCCGACGTCGGAAATGAAACTGTCCGAGGCGGGGTTCGGCCTGCTGCTCACGGCGTCCGCCCTCGGCGCCTTCATTGGTTCCTTCAGCTCCGAATGGGCGGAGGCCAGGCTGGGCCGGTCGAAGTCCCTGATGCTCACGATCTTCGGGAGTGCGCTGGTCGTGGGTGCGCCCGCCCTGACCAGCAACCCTTACGTCCTTTGCCCCATTCTCTTTGTGGGCGGCATGCTGGTCATGCTGTGGAACATCATCACCGTCTCCCTGCGCCAGCGCATTGTTCCCAACCACCTGCTGGGCAGGGTCAACAGCGCGTACCGCCTGCTCGCCTGGGGCACCATGCCGCTCGGTGCGGCAGCGGGTGGCCTGCTGGCCCAGTGGCTGGGGCTTCAGGTCATGTTCGGCATTATGGGGCTGCTTACCCTCGGGCTGCTCGCGATGATGCCCGTCCTCACCGACAAGGCTATTGCCGCCGCCGACGTCGAATCCTGA
- the nudC gene encoding NAD(+) diphosphatase → MAHAAIESPPANRLRDTVLPVRPALIDRGSAARMKPHMLAELLGSSGVQAMLLSRRQALVSGEGLVFLDAAGLAARLQGTAYAPEQVVYLGSALPGASAAAGTQYVLFILPEQFEVRAEPFEQHVEGIPAGAQWAGFREVAAQLDPTDTALFIEASAIANWHATHTHCPRCGAATVPEAGGWVRRCPADNSEHYPRTDPAIIVTVVGPDDRVLLGGGGPLDSRTYSTLAGFVEPGESLEQAVIREIGEEVGVRVTASQYLGSQSWPFPASLMLGFTATTADTEATPDGVEVTRARWFSRAELQEAVLSGEIVISSRLSIARALIEHWYGGVIQDRADTA, encoded by the coding sequence GTGGCCCACGCCGCAATCGAGAGTCCGCCCGCCAACCGGCTGCGGGACACCGTTCTTCCGGTGCGCCCCGCGCTGATCGACCGCGGCTCCGCAGCCAGGATGAAGCCGCACATGCTGGCGGAGCTGCTGGGCTCTAGCGGGGTGCAGGCCATGCTCCTCTCGCGGCGCCAGGCGCTGGTCAGCGGCGAAGGCCTCGTCTTCCTGGACGCTGCCGGCCTCGCCGCGCGGCTGCAGGGGACCGCCTACGCGCCGGAACAGGTGGTCTACCTTGGCTCGGCCCTTCCCGGGGCCTCCGCGGCCGCCGGAACCCAGTACGTGCTGTTCATCCTGCCGGAGCAGTTCGAGGTCCGCGCCGAGCCTTTCGAGCAGCACGTCGAGGGCATCCCGGCCGGGGCGCAGTGGGCCGGCTTCCGCGAGGTCGCGGCGCAGTTGGACCCCACCGACACCGCCTTGTTCATCGAGGCCAGCGCCATCGCCAACTGGCACGCCACCCACACCCACTGCCCGCGCTGCGGCGCCGCGACCGTGCCGGAGGCCGGGGGCTGGGTCCGGCGCTGCCCCGCGGACAATTCCGAGCACTACCCCCGCACGGACCCGGCCATCATCGTCACCGTCGTCGGACCGGACGACCGGGTGCTGCTCGGCGGCGGAGGCCCGCTGGATTCGCGGACCTACTCCACCCTGGCCGGCTTCGTCGAGCCCGGCGAGTCGCTCGAACAAGCCGTCATCCGCGAAATCGGCGAAGAAGTGGGGGTACGGGTCACCGCGTCGCAGTACCTCGGCTCCCAGTCCTGGCCGTTCCCGGCGTCGCTGATGCTCGGTTTCACCGCGACGACGGCGGACACCGAGGCAACGCCCGACGGCGTCGAGGTCACCCGGGCCCGCTGGTTCAGCCGTGCCGAACTGCAGGAAGCGGTGCTCAGCGGCGAAATCGTGATCTCCAGCAGGCTCTCGATCGCCCGCGCCCTGATCGAGCACTGGTACGGGGGCGTCATCCAGGACCGCGCGGACACCGCATGA
- a CDS encoding ATP-dependent DNA helicase UvrD2 has protein sequence MLGGLDAEQREVASTLNGPMCVLAGAGTGKTRAITHRIAYGVHSGVYSPQRLLAVTFTARAAAEMRSRLRDLGVGSVQARTFHAAALRQLQFFWPQAVGGALPNLLDHKAQMIAEAARRLRLSTDRASIRDLASEIEWAKVSMLTPANYLEKAQGRGTPGGFDLTAVARVFQSYEDVKTDRNVIDFEDVLLITVGILQEDPKVAATVREQYRHFVVDEYQDVSPLQQRLLELWLGGRDDLCVVGDASQTIYSFTGASPKHLLGFKGQYPDATVVKLIRDYRSTPQVVKLANELLAGRRSGGPVADAAWAAPLQLVAQRPAGPVPQFTECSDDEAEAATVAVKIRALLDAGTPASQIAVLFRTNGQSEAYEQALASAGIGYQLRGGERFFARKEVRDAILQLRAATRAVAETAAPEPLGQLVRDIVSSLGYTDSAPHSGGALRERWESLAALVALADELVISRGAEFSLADFVNELQERSLAQHAPTVQGVTLASLHAAKGLEWEAVFLVGLSEGLMPISFADTPEAVDEERRLLYVGITRAKEHLYLSWSTARTPGGRANRKPSRFLDGLRPDSVASSSVRGKGAVPRRKAAAPASCRVCGSMLSSGAERKVGRCSQCPPSYEEQTFDALRQWRKTVALEADVPAFVVFTDATLTAIAEARPESLEQLATLPGVGASKLEKYGETVLAVLAESSAH, from the coding sequence ATCCTGGGCGGCCTCGACGCCGAACAGCGCGAGGTCGCCAGCACCCTGAACGGGCCCATGTGCGTGCTCGCGGGCGCCGGCACCGGAAAGACCCGCGCCATCACGCACCGCATCGCCTACGGGGTGCACTCCGGCGTGTACAGCCCGCAGCGGCTGCTGGCCGTCACCTTCACCGCACGGGCCGCCGCGGAGATGCGCAGCCGGCTCCGCGACCTGGGCGTCGGCAGCGTGCAGGCGCGCACCTTCCACGCCGCGGCGCTGCGCCAGTTGCAGTTCTTCTGGCCCCAGGCCGTCGGCGGCGCGCTGCCGAACCTGCTCGACCACAAAGCCCAGATGATCGCCGAGGCCGCCCGCCGGCTGCGGCTCAGCACCGACCGCGCCTCCATCCGGGACCTCGCCTCGGAAATCGAGTGGGCCAAGGTGTCCATGCTCACCCCGGCCAACTACCTGGAAAAGGCCCAGGGCCGCGGCACCCCCGGCGGGTTCGACCTGACCGCCGTCGCCCGGGTGTTCCAGTCCTACGAGGACGTCAAAACGGACCGGAACGTCATCGACTTCGAGGACGTACTGCTGATCACCGTCGGCATCCTGCAGGAGGACCCCAAGGTCGCCGCCACCGTCCGGGAGCAGTACCGGCACTTCGTGGTGGACGAATACCAGGACGTGTCGCCGCTGCAGCAGCGGCTCCTGGAGCTGTGGCTGGGCGGCCGGGACGATCTTTGTGTGGTCGGCGACGCCAGCCAGACCATTTACTCCTTCACTGGCGCCTCGCCCAAGCACCTGCTCGGCTTCAAGGGCCAGTACCCGGACGCCACGGTGGTCAAGCTGATCCGCGATTACCGGTCCACCCCGCAGGTGGTGAAGCTGGCCAACGAGCTGCTGGCCGGACGGCGCAGCGGCGGACCCGTGGCGGACGCCGCCTGGGCCGCGCCGCTGCAGCTTGTGGCGCAGCGGCCCGCCGGCCCGGTGCCGCAGTTCACCGAATGTTCCGACGACGAGGCCGAGGCCGCCACGGTGGCCGTGAAGATCCGGGCGCTGCTCGACGCGGGGACGCCTGCGAGCCAGATCGCGGTGCTGTTCCGCACCAATGGCCAGTCGGAGGCCTATGAGCAGGCGCTCGCCTCGGCCGGTATCGGCTACCAGCTCCGCGGCGGCGAGCGGTTCTTCGCCCGGAAGGAAGTCCGGGACGCGATCCTGCAGCTGAGGGCCGCCACCCGCGCCGTTGCCGAAACCGCGGCGCCGGAGCCGCTCGGTCAGCTGGTCCGCGACATCGTGTCCTCTCTCGGCTACACGGATTCGGCCCCGCACAGCGGCGGCGCCCTCCGGGAACGCTGGGAATCCCTTGCCGCCCTAGTGGCGCTCGCCGACGAACTGGTGATCAGCAGGGGAGCGGAGTTCAGCCTCGCGGACTTCGTGAACGAACTGCAGGAACGCTCGCTGGCGCAACACGCCCCGACCGTGCAGGGCGTGACCCTGGCGTCGCTGCACGCAGCCAAAGGCCTGGAATGGGAGGCCGTGTTCCTCGTCGGCCTCAGCGAGGGCCTGATGCCGATCTCCTTCGCGGACACCCCCGAGGCGGTGGATGAGGAACGGCGACTGCTCTACGTCGGCATCACCCGCGCCAAAGAGCACCTCTACCTGTCCTGGTCCACCGCCAGGACGCCCGGCGGCCGGGCGAACCGCAAACCCTCGCGCTTCCTGGACGGGCTGCGGCCCGACTCGGTGGCCAGCTCCTCGGTCCGCGGCAAGGGGGCCGTGCCGCGGCGCAAGGCGGCCGCGCCGGCGTCGTGCCGCGTCTGCGGCAGCATGCTTTCCTCCGGCGCCGAACGGAAAGTGGGCCGGTGCAGCCAGTGCCCGCCGAGCTACGAGGAGCAGACCTTCGATGCGCTGCGTCAGTGGCGGAAGACGGTGGCCCTGGAGGCCGACGTCCCCGCGTTTGTGGTCTTCACCGACGCGACCCTGACCGCGATTGCCGAGGCGCGGCCCGAATCCCTGGAACAGCTCGCCACGCTGCCCGGGGTTGGTGCCTCGAAGCTGGAAAAATACGGCGAAACCGTGCTGGCGGTCCTGGCTGAAAGCTCTGCGCACTGA
- a CDS encoding M48 family metallopeptidase, with translation MAGAGNRSSTSLTTAEGAPVEVRRSARRRRTVAAFWENGTAVVAIPAHFSGAQEREWVQRMLEKLRAQGTRGRKAAGTRRAGSDAELAAHASVLSAKYLGGRAVPTSVRWVTNQNSRWGSATPSEGTIRLSHKLQPMPQWVIDYVLLHELAHLLVAAHNAAFWRLLAAYPETERAKAFLEGVSFATARGLPAGVDDVGNPANDVDAAGELEDAAR, from the coding sequence ATGGCCGGCGCCGGGAACCGCAGCAGCACCTCGCTGACCACCGCCGAGGGCGCACCCGTGGAGGTGCGCCGCTCGGCGCGCCGGCGCCGCACCGTGGCCGCGTTCTGGGAAAACGGCACGGCCGTCGTCGCCATCCCCGCCCACTTCAGCGGCGCCCAGGAGCGCGAATGGGTGCAGCGGATGCTGGAGAAGCTCCGGGCGCAGGGGACCCGGGGCCGCAAGGCCGCCGGCACGCGCCGCGCCGGCAGCGACGCGGAGCTGGCGGCGCACGCGTCCGTGCTCTCGGCCAAGTATCTCGGCGGCCGGGCCGTCCCGACCTCGGTCCGCTGGGTGACAAACCAGAACTCGCGCTGGGGCTCGGCGACGCCGTCGGAGGGCACCATCAGGCTCTCCCACAAGCTGCAGCCAATGCCGCAGTGGGTCATTGACTACGTGCTGCTGCACGAACTCGCGCACCTGCTGGTGGCGGCCCACAATGCGGCGTTCTGGCGGCTGCTCGCGGCCTATCCCGAAACCGAACGCGCCAAGGCCTTCCTTGAGGGTGTTTCCTTTGCCACCGCACGCGGCCTTCCGGCCGGGGTAGACGACGTCGGGAACCCAGCTAACGACGTCGACGCCGCCGGCGAGCTTGAGGACGCCGCCCGCTAA
- a CDS encoding zinc-dependent metalloprotease, whose amino-acid sequence MTSNPLNPSNGDDEPKDPLAEMLQNLMGGKGMGDIDPAELAKAAGLPDDPNLLAQMFSQVQAMMSASSDGPVNWQLAHENARRVAASGSDPSVTAAQSREVDEALRLAELWLDQVTELPATGLIGRAWSRAEWVEETLGTWKRLTEPVANSIANALSSAMTEQMPEEMKSMMGGASSMLQNMGGAIFGMQLGQAIGALSAEVVSSTDIGVPLADLEMALLPANVAKFGEGLSLPENDIRLFLAVREAAHARLFVQVPWLRGHLLGAIEAYARGIHIDTSKIEELARELDPSNPEGIQEALSQGVFMPQRTPAQDQALEKLETALALVEGWVDELTAAATEKLLPSAAALRETVRRRRATGGPAEHAFSSLVGLELRPRRLREAATLWAQLKEERGVEGRDAIWQHPDLLPTAEDLDDPKGFSERRKLAEASDTEVDDALQKLLSGGFDTAPPAADEDGSEPGAADGKPDADDEGGSPKA is encoded by the coding sequence ATGACCTCTAACCCACTCAATCCGTCCAACGGGGACGACGAACCCAAGGATCCGCTGGCAGAAATGCTGCAGAACCTGATGGGCGGCAAGGGCATGGGGGACATCGATCCGGCGGAGCTCGCCAAGGCCGCAGGGCTGCCCGACGACCCGAACCTGCTTGCCCAGATGTTCTCCCAGGTCCAGGCCATGATGAGCGCCTCCTCGGACGGGCCCGTGAACTGGCAGCTGGCCCACGAGAACGCCCGCCGGGTGGCCGCCAGCGGCTCCGACCCGTCCGTCACCGCCGCCCAGTCCCGTGAGGTCGACGAGGCCCTCCGGCTCGCCGAGCTCTGGCTGGACCAGGTCACCGAGCTTCCCGCCACCGGGCTGATCGGCCGGGCCTGGTCCCGCGCCGAATGGGTGGAGGAAACCCTCGGCACCTGGAAACGGCTGACCGAGCCGGTCGCCAACAGCATCGCCAACGCCCTGTCGTCGGCGATGACCGAGCAGATGCCCGAGGAAATGAAGTCCATGATGGGCGGCGCGTCCTCGATGCTGCAGAACATGGGCGGGGCGATCTTCGGTATGCAGCTGGGCCAGGCGATCGGCGCCCTCTCGGCCGAGGTGGTCAGCTCCACCGACATCGGTGTGCCGCTGGCCGACCTGGAAATGGCGCTGCTGCCGGCCAACGTGGCGAAGTTCGGCGAGGGCCTGAGCCTGCCGGAGAATGACATCCGCCTCTTCCTGGCGGTCCGCGAAGCCGCCCACGCCCGGCTCTTCGTCCAGGTGCCGTGGCTGCGCGGGCACCTGCTCGGCGCGATCGAGGCCTACGCCCGCGGCATCCACATCGACACTTCGAAGATCGAGGAGCTGGCCCGCGAGCTGGATCCGAGCAACCCCGAGGGCATCCAGGAGGCCTTGTCGCAGGGCGTCTTTATGCCGCAGCGTACCCCCGCGCAGGACCAGGCGCTGGAGAAGCTGGAAACGGCCCTTGCCCTCGTGGAGGGGTGGGTCGACGAGCTCACGGCCGCCGCCACCGAGAAGCTGCTGCCCTCCGCCGCGGCGCTACGCGAAACCGTCCGGCGCCGGCGCGCCACCGGCGGCCCGGCCGAGCACGCGTTTTCGTCCCTCGTCGGCCTTGAGCTGCGGCCCCGCCGGCTGCGCGAGGCCGCCACCCTGTGGGCCCAGCTCAAGGAAGAACGCGGTGTGGAAGGCCGGGACGCCATCTGGCAGCACCCCGACCTGCTGCCCACCGCAGAGGACCTGGATGACCCGAAGGGCTTCAGCGAACGCCGCAAGCTGGCCGAGGCGAGCGACACCGAAGTTGACGACGCCCTGCAGAAGCTGCTGAGCGGCGGGTTCGACACGGCCCCGCCGGCTGCGGACGAAGACGGCAGCGAACCCGGTGCCGCCGACGGCAAGCCCGACGCCGACGACGAGGGCGGCAGTCCGAAGGCCTGA
- a CDS encoding PDZ domain-containing protein, whose protein sequence is MTFTQGGRPPGEPAPLDGEPAPRGRGIKAGQAGKAGGGDHRSSTMLVSGLLALGLGLAAMTLPVPYAIESPGPTFNTLGTDNGKPVIAVSGHETFPAKGSLDLTTVYVDGGPNGPVTVFEALNAWLSPSKAVYPEELIFPSGVTKEQSQQESAVAMTTSQENAVAAALKDLGIAFEQKLQVAGVPDGSASKGKILEGDVLVSINGKPITALSVVQGELAAGNGKPVTVVVDRNGSQQPLTVTPSKSQSGRYLLGIALQYKFKFPFDVKISLDKVGGPSAGMMFALGIVDTVTPGDLTGGKHIAGTGTITPDGAVGAIGGIGQKMVGARAGGATMFLAPAANCDDVVGHIPAGLQVVKVENLAEARRAVELSASDADTSGLPTCTSN, encoded by the coding sequence TTGACGTTTACCCAGGGCGGGCGGCCACCCGGCGAACCCGCGCCCCTCGACGGCGAACCCGCGCCCCGCGGCCGCGGCATTAAGGCCGGGCAAGCCGGCAAGGCCGGGGGAGGGGACCACCGCTCCTCCACCATGCTCGTCTCCGGCCTGCTGGCGCTGGGACTCGGCCTGGCAGCGATGACGCTTCCCGTGCCCTACGCGATCGAATCTCCCGGCCCGACGTTTAACACCCTCGGCACGGACAACGGCAAACCCGTCATCGCCGTCTCCGGGCACGAGACGTTCCCGGCCAAGGGCAGCCTGGACCTCACCACCGTGTACGTCGACGGCGGCCCCAACGGGCCGGTGACCGTGTTCGAGGCCCTCAATGCCTGGCTCAGTCCCTCCAAGGCGGTGTACCCGGAAGAGCTGATCTTCCCCAGCGGCGTCACCAAGGAACAGTCGCAGCAGGAAAGCGCCGTCGCCATGACGACATCGCAGGAGAACGCCGTCGCCGCGGCCCTAAAGGACCTCGGCATCGCGTTCGAGCAGAAGCTGCAGGTGGCCGGTGTTCCGGACGGCTCGGCGTCCAAGGGCAAAATCCTGGAAGGCGACGTCCTGGTCTCGATCAACGGCAAACCGATCACGGCCCTGAGCGTTGTCCAGGGCGAACTCGCCGCCGGAAACGGCAAGCCGGTCACGGTCGTCGTCGACCGCAACGGCAGCCAGCAGCCGCTGACGGTCACGCCGAGCAAGTCCCAGTCCGGGCGCTACCTGCTCGGCATCGCGCTGCAGTACAAGTTCAAGTTCCCGTTCGACGTCAAGATTTCCCTCGACAAGGTCGGCGGCCCCAGCGCCGGCATGATGTTCGCGCTCGGCATCGTGGACACCGTGACGCCCGGTGACCTGACCGGCGGCAAGCACATCGCCGGCACCGGCACCATCACCCCCGACGGCGCCGTGGGGGCCATCGGCGGGATCGGGCAGAAGATGGTCGGGGCCAGGGCCGGCGGGGCCACTATGTTCCTCGCCCCGGCGGCCAACTGCGACGACGTCGTGGGCCACATTCCGGCGGGCCTGCAGGTCGTCAAGGTGGAGAACTTGGCCGAGGCGCGGCGCGCCGTGGAACTGTCCGCGTCCGACGCCGACACATCCGGACTCCCCACCTGCACCAGCAACTAG